In Bernardetia litoralis DSM 6794, the genomic window TCCAAGAAAACCTTAAAGACGCTCAAAATAAAGTTAAAGATAGAGTTAATAACATTGATTTTGATACTGTAAGAAATGATGCTAGACATTTTGCTCACGATGCTCAAGATTATGCAAAACACAAAGCAGAAAATGTAAAAGAAACTTTATCTGAAAATGTAGAAAAATTCCTTCCTTTAGCTCTTGCTGCTTATGGTGGAATCAAAACATTCTATGGCAATCAAAAAGAAAAATATTCAGAAAGTAGTGATACTAGTAATAGTTCAGGTGCTGCCACAAATGTTCTTTTGTTTGTTGCAGGCGCAGCTATTGGTGCAACTGTCGGAATTT contains:
- a CDS encoding YtxH domain-containing protein translates to MKFQENLKDAQNKVKDRVNNIDFDTVRNDARHFAHDAQDYAKHKAENVKETLSENVEKFLPLALAAYGGIKTFYGNQKEKYSESSDTSNSSGAATNVLLFVAGAAIGATVGILLAPAKGTETRGRISDETKRVVANAEAKGKKLANEAQDIINKNTETVKTKFQEGKEKATELANDAKKKVNSNVN